In one window of Bombus fervidus isolate BK054 chromosome 4, iyBomFerv1, whole genome shotgun sequence DNA:
- the Rab10 gene encoding RAS oncogene family member Rab10, which produces MAKKTYDLLFKLLLIGDSGVGKTCILFRFSDDAFSTTFISTIGIDFKIKTVELRGKKIKLQIWDTAGQERFHTITTSYYRGAMGIMLVYDITNEKTFENIVKWLRNIDEHANEDVEKMILGNKSDMEDKRVVSTGRGEAIAREHGIRFMETSAKADINIDRAFNELTEAILEKTHGKEPQDAPDRVTVDRRVERNSNRCC; this is translated from the exons ATGGCAAAAAAGACGTACGATCTGTTGTTCAAGTTGCTGCTGATCGGTGATTCCGGAGTTGGCAAAACTTGTATATTGTTTAGATTTTCGGATGATGCATTTTCGACGACATTTATTTCTACAATAG GTATCGATTTTAAAATCAAGACAGTGGAAttaagaggaaagaaaatcaAGTTACAGATATG GGATACAGCCGGTCAAGAAAGATTTCATACTATTACTACATCATATTACAGAGGTGCAATGGGTATTATGCTTGTTTATGACATTACTAATGAAAAgacatttgaaaatattgttaaatggCTGAGAAATATCGACGAA caTGCGAATGAAGATGTGGAGAAGATGATACTGGGAAACAAAAGCGATATGGAAGACAAACGTGTTGTTAGCACAGGAAGAGGGGAAGCG ATAGCGCGAGAACATGGAATCAGATTTATGGAAACATCTGCAAAAGCAGATATTAATATTGACCGTGCATTTAATGAATTAACCGAAGCAATATTGGAGAAAACTCATGGAAAGGAACCACAAGATGCTCCTGATAGAGTAACGGTTGATCGAAGGGTGGAAAGAAATTCTAATCGGTGCTGCTaa